The following DNA comes from Microbacterium wangchenii.
CCGCTCCACGGCGACCGCGCGCTGTTCGAGAAGATGAGCCTCGAGGGCTTCCAGGCCGGCCTCGCGTGGATCACGATCCTGCGCAAGCGACCGCGCTTCCGGGAGGTGTTCGCCGGGTTCGAGCCGGAGCGGGTGGCCGCCTTCGGCCCCGACGACATCGAGCGCCTCATGCAGGATGCCGGCATCATCCGCAATCGCGCGAAGATCGAGGCCACCATCTCCAATGCGCGCCTGGTCGCGGGCATGGCCGACGGCGAGCTCGACGCGCTGATGTGGTCGTTCGCGCCCCCGCCGCGCCCGCAGCATCCGGTGTCGTTCGCGGAGGTTCCCGCCGTCACGCCCGAGTCCACGGCGCTGAGCAAGGCGCTGCGCGCCCGCGGATTCCGCTTCGTCGGCCCCACGACGATGTACGCCCTGATGCAGTCCGCCGGCATGGTCGACGACCACGTCGAGGGGTGCTGGCGCGCCGGGTGAACCGCCGGCGACGCGTCACCGGGTAGACTGGACCCACTGCGGAGCGATTCCTGCTCCCTGCGTCGTCGAACGCATCGGCCCTTCCGGCCCGAACTTTCCACGGCGAACGGATGCGTCACCCGGCGCCTTCGCCCTCCTCTGCGGCTCGGCCGCATTCTGATCCGCCATGCGCGCCGCTGCGCGCCGGCATGAAAGACACATGACTTCCTCCACCACTTTCGCCGATCTCGGCGTACCCGCTCCCCTGGTCGACGTCCTCGCTTCGCAGGGCATGACCGAAGCGTTCCCCATCCAGGCCGACACGCTCGCCGACACCCTCGCCGGGCGCGACGTGCTCGGGCGCGGCAAGACGGGCTCGGGCAAGACCCTCGCCTTCTCGCTCCCGCTCGTGGCACGCCTGGGCGCGAAGACCTCGACCCGCCGTGGTCGCAAGCCCCGCGCGCTCGTCCTGGCCCCCACGCGTGAGCTCGCCAACCAGATCGACGCCGTCATCAAGCCCCTCGCCGCCGCATACGGTCTGACCACCACGACCGTCTACGGCGGGGTCAACCAGCGCCGTCAGGTCGACGCGCTCGCCGCCGGCGTCGACATCCTCGTCGCGTGCCCCGGGCGCCTGGAAGACCTCATCTCCCAGGGCTTCGCGAGCCTGGACGACATCGAGATCACGGTGCTCGACGAGGCCGACCACATGGCCGACCTCGGCTTCCTGCCGGGCGTCACGCGCCTGCTCACCCGCACGCCCGCCGGCGGGCAGCGCCTGCTGTTCTCGGCGACGCTGGACAACGGCGTGGACAAGCTCGTCCGCAAGTTCCTCCGCAACGAGGTGCTGCACTCGGTCGACGAGGCCACGTCGCACGTGGCCGCGATGACCCACCACGTCTTCGTCGCGGCGGATGCCACGGCCAAGGCCGCGCTCGTGCGCACCCTCGCATCCGGCTCGAGCCGCCGCATCCTGTTCACCCGCACGAAGCACCAGGCCAAGAAGCTGGCCCGCACGCTCACGGCCGCGGGCATCCCCTCGGTCGACCTGCACGGCAACCTGTCGCAGCCGCAGCGCGACCGCAACCTCGCGGCGTTCAGCGCCGGCACCGCCCGCGTCCTCGTGGCGACGGATGTCGCCGCGCGCGGCGTGCACGTGGACGACATCGCCCTCGTGGTGCACGTCGACCCGCCCGTCGAGCACAAGGCGTACCTGCACCGCTCGGGCCGCACCGCCCGTGCCGGCAGCGCGGGTGACGTCGTGACGGTGATGCTCCCCGAGCAGCGCCGCGACACCCTCGACATCCTGCGCAAGGCCGCCATCAAGGCCACGCCCACCCCCGTGACCTCGGATTCGTCCGAGGTGACCGCGCTCGTCGGCGAGGTCGCGGAGTACGTGACGCCCGCTCCGGTCGTCGCCCCGCAGCGCGGTGGCGGGCAGTCGCAGGGCGCCAACGCGCAGCGCAAGCGCGCCGCCCGCGGTGGCGCACCGGCCGGCTCCGGCCGTTCGGGCGGTTCGGCGGGCGGCCAGGGTCGCCGTTCCGGTGGCCGCGGTGCCGCGCCGGTGGCCGCCGGTGCCGCTGCCTCGACCGCGGGCTCCCGCTCCGGCGGCGGACCGCGCTCGGGCGGATCGGCGTCCGGTGGACGCGGATCCGCGTCGGGCGCACGCCCGGGCGGAATCCGCGTCGGCGACGTCGTGCGCGGCAACGCGCGCTCGAACCGTCGCGCGCAGGGCTGACGCCGCCGCACCCTCCTCTTCTCGTCCGCGAGACTGCACGCCACCGGCGAAACCCCGACAATATGTCGCGGTCTCGCCGGTGGCGTGCTGTTTCGCGGGAACGGAGTTCGCGAGGGGCGAAACGCTGAAACGGATGAGTCATCCGTTTCAGGAGTACGCTGGCGCCCATGACCCGCCTTCGAGCCGACGCCGCACGCAGCCGTGACGCGATCCTGTGCGCCGCGCGGCGCATCCCTCGCGGCGAGCTGAGGCTCAACGACGTCGCGCGCGAGGCGGGCGTCGGCGTCGCGACCGTGTATCGGCACTTCCCGACGGTCGCGGCGCTGTCCGAAGCGCTCTCGCTCGATTCGATCCAGCGCCTGCGGGTCCTCGCGGGCGAGGCGGAGCGCACGCCGGACGCCGGCGCCGCACTGCACACGCTCTTGGCCGCCGCGCTCGAGCTGCAACTCGCCGACGAAGGCGTGCAGGCGGTCATCACCGCGCCTGACGCCGAACTGGGTGCGGCCCGCGAGGCCAAGTGCGCATTCGTCACGAGCCTGCGCGCGGCACTCGAGCGCGCACAGGTTGCCGGGGCCGTGCGTCCGGACATCACTGTCGACCACGTGCGGCGGATGCTGTGCGGCGTCGAGCACGCGGTGCGCCTCGGCTCACCCGATGACCGACCAGTACTCCTCGACGTCGTCCTCGGCGGCCTCCGCCCCGCGCGGGCCGCCGAACCCTCTTCTTCTTCCCCCACTCCTCAGACAGCAGGGAGCTGACATGGATTACGGTCACGGACTCGAGTTCGGAGCCTTCATAACACCCACCGCGGCCGACCCGCAGGTTCCGGTCACCCTCGCGCAGATGGCGGAGGCCTCCGGGCTCGACCTGGTCACGTTCCAGGACCACCCGTACCAGCCGGCGTTCTTGGACACCTGGACCCTCATGACCTACGTCGCCGCGCAGACGGAGCGCGTGCGCATCGCGCCGAACGTGCTGAACATGCCGCTGCGTCCGCCCGCCGTCGTCGCGCGCGCCGCCGCGAGCCTCGACCTCCTTTCCGGCGGACGCTTCGATCTCGGGCTCGGCGCGGGCGCGTTCTGGGATGCGATCGAGGCCATGGGCGAACCTCGGCTCACGCCCGGTCAGGCCGTGACGGCCCTCGAGGAGGCCATCGTGGTCATGCGCGAGCTGTGGGACACGTCGGCGCGCGGCGGCGTCTTCACCGACGGCCGGTACCACCGCGTGCACGGGGCCAAGCGCGGCCCGCGCCCGGCACACCGCATCCCGCTGCTGATCGGGGCTCTCAAGCCGCGGATGCTGGCGCTGACCGGTCGGCTCGGAGACGGCTGGCTGCCCTCCGAGGCCTACATGCAGCCTGGCGACCTCGCGCGCGGCAACACCGCGATCGACGAGGCGGCCGAGGGGGCCGCGCGTGACCCGCGGGAGATCCGCCGCCTGTTGAACGTGGCTCCGCCCAGCGGTGATGTGAGCGCGTGGGCCGCGAAGATGGCCCGGTATGCGCTCGAGGATGGCGTGTCGACGTTCATCGTGGCCAGCGACGATCCGCGAGTGTTCCAGGTCGTGGGCCAGGAGCTGGCACCGGCGGTGCGTGAGCTGGTCGCCCGCGAGCGCGGAACGCGCGGCACCACGGAGGCGCCGGTGCGATCCGTCGCCTCGCTCGCGCGGCGACGGGCGGGCATCGACTACAACGGTGTGCCCGCGGGCATGCGGGCGATCGAGCCGGGCGACTTCGCGTACGCCGACGTGAGCTCCACCTACCTCCGCGGCGGTGCGCCGGGCATCGTCCTGCAGCCCGACTCCACGGCGCAGGTGGTCGAGGCCGTCGCATATGCGCGGCGACACCGAGGGGTGCCGCTCGGGATCCGCAGCGGCGGGCACGGCATCAGCGGGCGCAGCACGAACGATGGCGGCATCGTGATCGATCTGCGCCGGCTCAACGCCATCGAGGTGCTCGACGCGTCCCGCCGGCTGGTGCGCATCGGTCCCGGGGCGCGGTGGCGAGAGGTCGCCGCAGCGCTGGATGAGCACGGTTGGGCGCTCAGCTCGGGCGACTACGGCGGCGTCGGGGTCGGCGGGCTCGCCACGGCCGGCGGCATCGGCTTCCTCGTGCGCGAGCATGGTCTCACGATCGATCACCTGCGTGCCGCCGAGGTGGTACTCGCCGACGGCTCGGTCGTGCGCACGGATGCCGGCACCCGCCCCGAGCTGTTCTGGGCGATCCGCGGCGCGGGCGCGAACGTCGGCATCGTGACGAGCTTCGAGTTCGAGGTCGACGAGGTCGGCGAGGTCGGATGGGCGCAGCTGGCGTTCGACGCCTCCGACACCGAGGAGTTCCTCACCGGCTACGGTGCCGTGATGGCGGCGGCTCCGCGCGATCTGACGGCGTTCCTCATCATGGGCGCCCGCCGGCCGGGTCAGCCCCGCATTGCGCAGATCATGGCGATGGTCGACTCCTCCGATCCGGACACGATTCTCGCGCGACTGCAGCCGTTCGCCGAGCTCGCGCCGCTCGTGCAGCAGTCGGTACAGGTCACGAGCTATGCGCGCGTCATGGCCAACGCCGACCTCGGTCCGCAGCACGGGCGCGGCGAGCCGCATGCCCGGTCGCTTCTGCTGAGTGAGATCACGCCGGAGTTCGCGGCGGAGGCCGTGCGGATGCTCGATGCGGGCGCGTCGTACTTCCTTCAGCTCCGCTCCGTCGGTGGGGCCGTGAGCGACGTCGGAGAGGACGACACCGCGTACTCGCACCGCGGGGCGCAGTTCTCCGTGGTGGCGCTCGGCGCCGATCCGGGACGTCTGGACGCGGCGTGGGAGGCGGTGCGCGTGCACGGACGCGGCATGTACCTGAGCTTCGACTCGTCCACGAGGCCCGAGCGCATCCTCGATGCCTTCCCGCCGGACAAGCTGGAGCGGTTGCTCGCCCTCAAGCACGAGGTCGATCCCGACGCCCTGTTCGTGGACAACTTCTCCGTGGCGCAGTACGACGCCGCGGAGGTCGCCGCCGCGTCCTGAGCCCGCTACGCAGCGAGACCGCATCCCCGCGACGAGACCGCGACATGATGTCGCGGTCTCGTCGGTGCGATGCGGTCTCGCGGAGGTGTGGATGCGAGAGGCGGACGCCGCGTGTCCGCGATGTGCGGAACACTGGGCACACCGACCGAGGAGGAGCACGCATGGCCGCAGCATCGCCCGAGTCCACCGCATCCGCGCCGGACAGCCACGACGTGATCCGCGTCGTGGGGGCGCGCGAGAACAACCTGCAGGGCATCAGCGTCGAGATCCCCAAACGGCGCCTCACGGTGTTCACCGGCGTGAGCGGATCGGGGAAGTCGTCCCTCGTGTTCGGCACGATCGCGGCCGAATCGCAGCGGCTGATCAACGAGACGTACCCGACGTTCGTGCAGGCGTTCATGTCGACGCCCCCGCGGCCCGAGGTCGACGCGCTGGAGAACATCAGCCCCGCGATCCTCGTCGACCAGGAGCGCATGGGCGCCAACGCCCGCTCCACCGTGGGCACCGCGACCGACGTGCACGCGATGCTGCGGATGCTGTTCAGCCGCCTCGGCGTCCCGCACGTCGGGTCGCCGCAGGCCTTCTCGTTCAACGTCCCCTCCGTGCGCGGCGGCGGCGCGATGACCTCCGAGCGCGGCGGAAAGACCGTAAAGGAGCATCGCTCGTTCGAGATCACCGGCGGGATGTGCCCGCGGTGCGAAGGCCTGGGCGAAGTGAGCGAGATCGACCTGGACCAGCTGTTCGACCGCACCAAGTCGCTCGCAGAGGGGGCGCTGACGATCCCCGGATACAACGTCGACGGCTGGATGGTGCGCCAGTTCACGGAGTCGGGATTCCTCGACGCGGACAAGCCCATCCAGGACTACACCGAGCAGGAGCTGGCCGACTTCCTCCACAAGGAGCCGGTCAAGGTCAAGATCCAGGGCATCAACATCACGTACGAGGGCCTCGTGCCCAAGATCACCAAGAGCGTCCTGCAGAAGGACCGCGACTCGCTGCAGGCGCACATCCGCGCCTTCGTCGACCGCGCCGTGCGCTTCACCGCGTGCCCCGACTGCGGCGGCACGCGCCTGAACGACGGCGCCCGCTCGTCGACCATCGACGGCGTCAGCATCGCGGATGCGGCGGCCATGCAGATCACCGACCTCGCCGCGTGGCTGCGGACCATCGACGACCCCGCCGTCGCCCCGCTGATCGCCGGGCTCCGTGACACCGTGGACTCCTTCGTCGACATCGGCCTGGGCTACCTGTCGCTCGACCGGGCCAGCGGCACGCTGTCGGGCGGCGAGGCGCAGCGGACGAAGATGATCCGCCACCTGCGCTCGAGCCTCACCGACGTCACGTACGTGTTCGACGAACCGACCGCGGGCCTGCATCCGCACGACATCCAGCGGATGAACGCGCTGCTGCTCGCCCTGCGCGACAAGGGCAACACGGTGCTCGTGGTCGAGCACAAGCCGGAGGTCATCGCGATCGCCGACTTCGTGGTCGACCTCGGTCCGGGGGCGGGGCGCGACGGCGGCCGCATCCAGTTCACCGGCGACGTCGCGGGCCTGCGGAAATCCGACACGCTCACGGGACGCCACCTCGACCATCGCGCGCGGCTGAAGGATTCCACGCGCACCCCACAGGGCGCGCTGCAGATCCGCGTAGCCACGCAGCACAACCTCAAGAACGTCGATGTCGACGTGCCCCTCGGCGTGCTCACCGTCGTCACCGGCGTCGCGGGGTCGGGCAAGTCCTCCCTCATCCACGGCAACCTCGCGGGCCTCGACGACGTGGTCGTCGTCGACCAGGCGCCCATCCGAGGGTCACGGCGCAGCAGCCCGGCGACCTACACGGGAGTGCTGGATGCGGTGCGCTCGGCGTTCGCGAAGGCGAACGGCGTGAAGCCGTCCCTGTTCAGCGCCAACTCCGAGGGCGCGTGCATCGCGTGCAAGGGACTCGGCGTCATCATCACCGACCTCGGGTTCCAGTCCACGGTGGAGACGGTGTGCGAGGTGTGCGAGGGCACCGGATTCTCCGACGAGGTGCTGCAGTACCGCCTGGAGGGGAAGAACATCTCCGAGGTGCTGTCGATGTCGGCCGCCGACGCGGCGGAGTTCTTCCCCAAGGGCCCCGCGCACACGACGCTCGCCCGCATGGTCGACGTGGGCCTGGGATACCTGACCCTCGGGCAGTCGTTGAACACGCTGTCCGGCGGCGAGCGGCAGCGCCTGAAGCTGGCGATCTCGATGGCCAAATCGGGCGCGGTGTACGTCCTGGACGAGCCGACGACCGGTCTGCACCTCGCCGACGTCGACAATCTGCTGGGCCTGCTGGACCGCCTGGTGGATGCGGGCAACAGCGTCATCGTGATCGAGCATCATCAGGCGGTCATGGTGCACGCCGACCGGATCATCGACATCGGCCCGGGGGCCGGACGCGACGGCGGGACGATCGTCTTCGAGGGGTCGCCCGCCGACCTCGTGGCCGCCGCATCCACCCTCACCGGCCAGCACCTCGCCGCCTACGTCGCGTCCTGACACCCGTCGCGGAACACAGCGGCGACGTCGGCGCCCCTAGACTGAGCGCCGGCCGTCCTCCGCAGAAACCGTGACCTCGAACCCGACCTCCCCCCGCACGCCGATCCGGCGAGACATCCAGGGGCTGCGCGCGCTCGCGGTCGTGATGGTCATCGCCACCCACGTCGTGGGATGGCCCAGCGGCGGGTTCGTCGGTGTCGACGTGTTCTTCGTCGTCTCCGGTTTCCTCATCACGGGGCTGCTGCTGCGGGAGGTCGCCGAGAGCGGCCGGATCTCGCTGCGGGACTTCTTCGCCCGCCGCATCCGCCGCCTGATGCCGGCGGCCATGCTGGTGCTCCTGGGCGTCTGTGTCGCGGCGTTCTTCGTCTTCAACCGCGCGCGGGCCGATGCGACGTGGGCGGATGCGGTGGCCGCGGCGCTGTTCGTGTCGAACTGGCGGTTCGCCGCCGAGGGCACGGACTACTTCTCGGCGGCGGCGGTCAGCCCGCTGCAGCACTTCTGGTCGCTGTCGGTCGAGGAGCAGTTCTCCCTCGTGTGGCCGGTGCTGCTGCTGATCGCGGTGCTGCTCGTGCCCCGCGGCGGGCGCCGGGGGCGTGCCGGGCGCGTCGCCGTGGGCGGCGTGGTGGTGCTGGTGGGCGCCGCGTCGTGGGCATGGGCCGTCGCGCAGACGGCCGCCGAACCCACCGTGGCGTACTTCTCCACGGCCACGCGGGCGTGGGAGCTCGCGGTCGGAGCGCTGCTGGCCGTGGCGTCCCCCGCACTGGCGCGCATCCCGGCCGCGCTCGGCGGGCTGCTGCAGTGGGTCGGGCTCGCCGGTGTCGTGCTCTCGTGCGTCGTGATCGATCCGGCCTCGGCCTTTCCCGCGCCGTGGGCGGTGCTGCCGGTCGCGGCCACGGCTCTCGTCGTGGCCGGCGGAGTGGGCGGCGATCCGAGCCACCGGCATCTGTTCCCGCTCACCAATCCGGTCAGCGTGTGGCTCGGAGATCTGTCGTACGCGCTGTACCTGTGGCACTTCCCCGTGCTCGTGTTCGCCGGTGTGCTGCTGCCCGCCGGCGAGTGGACGACCGCGATCGTGCTGGCCGCGACGGCCGTCCTGGCCGTGTCGACGTACTACGGCGTGGAGCAGCCCCTGCACCGCTCGCCGCTCCTGCGCCGCCGTGCGGCGGCGCCGGTGCTCGCCGCGCAGGCGCACTCGCCTGCCTCCGCTTCCGAGCCCGCGCCCGGGCATCAGCCGGCAGAGGAGACCGAGCCGGCCACCACCCCGCCGCGAGAGCACGCATCCGCCCTGTCGCACCAGCCGGCATCCGCGCGGCACGGCGTCGTGACGACGCGCCCCGCCGGGTGGGTGCAGGGGCAGCGGTATTACCCGGGCCGGCCGCCGCGCCCCGACGCGGCCGCCGCCGCGCAGCCCGCGCCGACCGCCGCATCCGTCCCGCTGCCGGCGACGTCCGCACGAACCCCGTCGCCCCCGTCGCCCGCCCGGCCGCGCGCCTCCGCACCCGCGGACGTGCGGCGGATCGACGCGCCCCCGGCGGGGACCGAGGAGCCCGCCCGCCCTTCCCCGTGGGCGCAGTGGCGCGCGCGGTACCGCGGACAGATGGGGATGTCGGCGGCGACCCTGGGCATCGGGGCGACCGTCGTCGTGTTGATGCTGCAGACCGGCTTCGGCTCGCCCGTGATCGGGCCACTCGTCCCACCGGTCGCCGACCCCGTGGCGGCCCCCGCGGAGGATCCGACGGCGGCCCTGCAGGCCGAGCTCGCCGAAGCCGTGACGGCGGAGGCGTGGCCCGACCTGCGTCCGTCCCTCGACGAGGTGATGGCGGCATCCT
Coding sequences within:
- a CDS encoding TetR/AcrR family transcriptional regulator; this encodes MTRLRADAARSRDAILCAARRIPRGELRLNDVAREAGVGVATVYRHFPTVAALSEALSLDSIQRLRVLAGEAERTPDAGAALHTLLAAALELQLADEGVQAVITAPDAELGAAREAKCAFVTSLRAALERAQVAGAVRPDITVDHVRRMLCGVEHAVRLGSPDDRPVLLDVVLGGLRPARAAEPSSSSPTPQTAGS
- a CDS encoding LLM class flavin-dependent oxidoreductase, with translation MDYGHGLEFGAFITPTAADPQVPVTLAQMAEASGLDLVTFQDHPYQPAFLDTWTLMTYVAAQTERVRIAPNVLNMPLRPPAVVARAAASLDLLSGGRFDLGLGAGAFWDAIEAMGEPRLTPGQAVTALEEAIVVMRELWDTSARGGVFTDGRYHRVHGAKRGPRPAHRIPLLIGALKPRMLALTGRLGDGWLPSEAYMQPGDLARGNTAIDEAAEGAARDPREIRRLLNVAPPSGDVSAWAAKMARYALEDGVSTFIVASDDPRVFQVVGQELAPAVRELVARERGTRGTTEAPVRSVASLARRRAGIDYNGVPAGMRAIEPGDFAYADVSSTYLRGGAPGIVLQPDSTAQVVEAVAYARRHRGVPLGIRSGGHGISGRSTNDGGIVIDLRRLNAIEVLDASRRLVRIGPGARWREVAAALDEHGWALSSGDYGGVGVGGLATAGGIGFLVREHGLTIDHLRAAEVVLADGSVVRTDAGTRPELFWAIRGAGANVGIVTSFEFEVDEVGEVGWAQLAFDASDTEEFLTGYGAVMAAAPRDLTAFLIMGARRPGQPRIAQIMAMVDSSDPDTILARLQPFAELAPLVQQSVQVTSYARVMANADLGPQHGRGEPHARSLLLSEITPEFAAEAVRMLDAGASYFLQLRSVGGAVSDVGEDDTAYSHRGAQFSVVALGADPGRLDAAWEAVRVHGRGMYLSFDSSTRPERILDAFPPDKLERLLALKHEVDPDALFVDNFSVAQYDAAEVAAAS
- a CDS encoding DNA-3-methyladenine glycosylase I codes for the protein MTTDVRTGADGVARCAWAADDAEYLRYHDEEWGVPLHGDRALFEKMSLEGFQAGLAWITILRKRPRFREVFAGFEPERVAAFGPDDIERLMQDAGIIRNRAKIEATISNARLVAGMADGELDALMWSFAPPPRPQHPVSFAEVPAVTPESTALSKALRARGFRFVGPTTMYALMQSAGMVDDHVEGCWRAG
- a CDS encoding DEAD/DEAH box helicase, translating into MTSSTTFADLGVPAPLVDVLASQGMTEAFPIQADTLADTLAGRDVLGRGKTGSGKTLAFSLPLVARLGAKTSTRRGRKPRALVLAPTRELANQIDAVIKPLAAAYGLTTTTVYGGVNQRRQVDALAAGVDILVACPGRLEDLISQGFASLDDIEITVLDEADHMADLGFLPGVTRLLTRTPAGGQRLLFSATLDNGVDKLVRKFLRNEVLHSVDEATSHVAAMTHHVFVAADATAKAALVRTLASGSSRRILFTRTKHQAKKLARTLTAAGIPSVDLHGNLSQPQRDRNLAAFSAGTARVLVATDVAARGVHVDDIALVVHVDPPVEHKAYLHRSGRTARAGSAGDVVTVMLPEQRRDTLDILRKAAIKATPTPVTSDSSEVTALVGEVAEYVTPAPVVAPQRGGGQSQGANAQRKRAARGGAPAGSGRSGGSAGGQGRRSGGRGAAPVAAGAAASTAGSRSGGGPRSGGSASGGRGSASGARPGGIRVGDVVRGNARSNRRAQG
- a CDS encoding ATP-binding cassette domain-containing protein gives rise to the protein MAAASPESTASAPDSHDVIRVVGARENNLQGISVEIPKRRLTVFTGVSGSGKSSLVFGTIAAESQRLINETYPTFVQAFMSTPPRPEVDALENISPAILVDQERMGANARSTVGTATDVHAMLRMLFSRLGVPHVGSPQAFSFNVPSVRGGGAMTSERGGKTVKEHRSFEITGGMCPRCEGLGEVSEIDLDQLFDRTKSLAEGALTIPGYNVDGWMVRQFTESGFLDADKPIQDYTEQELADFLHKEPVKVKIQGINITYEGLVPKITKSVLQKDRDSLQAHIRAFVDRAVRFTACPDCGGTRLNDGARSSTIDGVSIADAAAMQITDLAAWLRTIDDPAVAPLIAGLRDTVDSFVDIGLGYLSLDRASGTLSGGEAQRTKMIRHLRSSLTDVTYVFDEPTAGLHPHDIQRMNALLLALRDKGNTVLVVEHKPEVIAIADFVVDLGPGAGRDGGRIQFTGDVAGLRKSDTLTGRHLDHRARLKDSTRTPQGALQIRVATQHNLKNVDVDVPLGVLTVVTGVAGSGKSSLIHGNLAGLDDVVVVDQAPIRGSRRSSPATYTGVLDAVRSAFAKANGVKPSLFSANSEGACIACKGLGVIITDLGFQSTVETVCEVCEGTGFSDEVLQYRLEGKNISEVLSMSAADAAEFFPKGPAHTTLARMVDVGLGYLTLGQSLNTLSGGERQRLKLAISMAKSGAVYVLDEPTTGLHLADVDNLLGLLDRLVDAGNSVIVIEHHQAVMVHADRIIDIGPGAGRDGGTIVFEGSPADLVAAASTLTGQHLAAYVAS
- a CDS encoding acyltransferase family protein — translated: MTSNPTSPRTPIRRDIQGLRALAVVMVIATHVVGWPSGGFVGVDVFFVVSGFLITGLLLREVAESGRISLRDFFARRIRRLMPAAMLVLLGVCVAAFFVFNRARADATWADAVAAALFVSNWRFAAEGTDYFSAAAVSPLQHFWSLSVEEQFSLVWPVLLLIAVLLVPRGGRRGRAGRVAVGGVVVLVGAASWAWAVAQTAAEPTVAYFSTATRAWELAVGALLAVASPALARIPAALGGLLQWVGLAGVVLSCVVIDPASAFPAPWAVLPVAATALVVAGGVGGDPSHRHLFPLTNPVSVWLGDLSYALYLWHFPVLVFAGVLLPAGEWTTAIVLAATAVLAVSTYYGVEQPLHRSPLLRRRAAAPVLAAQAHSPASASEPAPGHQPAEETEPATTPPREHASALSHQPASARHGVVTTRPAGWVQGQRYYPGRPPRPDAAAAAQPAPTAASVPLPATSARTPSPPSPARPRASAPADVRRIDAPPAGTEEPARPSPWAQWRARYRGQMGMSAATLGIGATVVVLMLQTGFGSPVIGPLVPPVADPVAAPAEDPTAALQAELAEAVTAEAWPDLRPSLDEVMAASSSANPAHDCFAPDVPIDAGRCTWGDADAARHMYLVGDSTAMSYAPAFKKLAEDSGGAWRITTVGLYGCRFTDVLVQNPDPAVMAACPQRKLDVRALAGADPADLVVVSNAYTLGRTVDGRDLSPADLLAATHAELSTYGAGGVVYLAPPPQGGDLARCFSPVTGPAQCLTAVDQTWRDMHAAAEARAADTQAHAIGSLEFSCWQDACPAFAGGLPIRYDATHLTVPYAEHITGFLAWSLGARGLL